One genomic window of Monodelphis domestica isolate mMonDom1 chromosome 1, mMonDom1.pri, whole genome shotgun sequence includes the following:
- the SAXO2 gene encoding stabilizer of axonemal microtubules 2 isoform X3 — protein sequence MSECLSYDIIKKMASVKEEYKPKKKEIDFASIYKQDFKFYPLQPAKTMKPLERSLRKEGKMDTLPTYKDHFRLWRIEKRDPEKQLPTVKSTFQPLETLTSYLFSYRPHGLGPKFIKPKEVYKPNNEPFDDLTTNRQAYQGLPGEPAKICLPAITRVAKNAQFGGNTEFQDNFHSWQIPLPKIRKLTQNVPPSDHMKQSGKTHQDSIPTQMTTGAPKKQGYSHITKFPFQGKSTMKDDFKPWDNYCRRSLIIKPSYDFSSPSGKFEDLTTFRTHYREHELIPTKSFKPVPLIVNSSEPFDDTTLYSLHYTAKKQETCPARYSPPPGYRFENTNFHGHKLFRKNSPPVEDFTPSTNKVSN from the exons AT GTCTGAATGCCTTTCCTAtgacataattaaaaaaatggcTTCTGTAAAAGAAGAATACAagccaaaaaagaaggaaattgattTTGCAAGCATCTATAAGcaggattttaaattttatccatTACAACCTGCTAAAACAATGAAGCCTCTGGAGAGAAGTCTTCgtaaagaaggaaagatggataCTCTTCCTACCTATAAAG ATCATTTCAGACTttggaggattgagaaaagggaccctgaaaagcaactgcctacTGTGAAATCTACATTTCAGCCCTTAGAAACCCTTACAAGCTATCTCTTTTCATATAGACCTCATGGGCTAGGACCCAaatttataaaaccaaaagaagTTTATAAGCCAAACAATGAACCCTTTGATGATTTAACAACCAACCGCCAGGCTTACCAAGGCCTCCCTGGGGAACCTGCAAAGATTTGTCTACCTGCAATCACAAGGGTGGCAAAAAATGCTCAATTCGGGGGAAACACAGAATTCCAGGATAATTTTCATTCATGGCAAATTCCATTGCCCAAGATTCGAAAGTTAACACAGAATGTTCCCCCATCAGATCACATGAAGCAAAGTGGCAAAACTCATCAAGATTCTATACCAACTCAAATGACCACAGGGGCTCCTAAAAAGCAAGGTTATTCACATATTACTAAATTTCCCTTTCAAGGAAAAAGCACCATGAAAGATGATTTCAAACCATGGGACAACTATTGCAGACGGTCATTAATAATTAAACCCAGCTATGATTTTTCCAGTCCATCTGGGAAGTTTGAAGACTTGACCACTTTCAGAACTCATTATAGAGAGCATGAATTAATTCCAACAAAGAGTTTCAAACCTGTCCCACTTATTGTTAACAGCTCCGAACCATTTGATGATACAACATTATATTCTCTACATTATACAGCAAAGAAACAGGAGACATGCCCAGCTAGATATTCTCCCCCTCCAGGATATAGATTTGAAAATACCAATTTCCATGGTCACAAATTATTTCGCAAGAATAGTCCACCAGTGGAGGACTTTACTCCATCAACTAATAAGGTTTCCAACTAA
- the SAXO2 gene encoding stabilizer of axonemal microtubules 2 isoform X1, whose amino-acid sequence MAGLELLLEDDKVLLPFQRKLLHRCPQKPTKIYEDGDLSYPTTEYLEKYTNFENVIPSQNIKSLQHEHQADGSKMSECLSYDIIKKMASVKEEYKPKKKEIDFASIYKQDFKFYPLQPAKTMKPLERSLRKEGKMDTLPTYKDHFRLWRIEKRDPEKQLPTVKSTFQPLETLTSYLFSYRPHGLGPKFIKPKEVYKPNNEPFDDLTTNRQAYQGLPGEPAKICLPAITRVAKNAQFGGNTEFQDNFHSWQIPLPKIRKLTQNVPPSDHMKQSGKTHQDSIPTQMTTGAPKKQGYSHITKFPFQGKSTMKDDFKPWDNYCRRSLIIKPSYDFSSPSGKFEDLTTFRTHYREHELIPTKSFKPVPLIVNSSEPFDDTTLYSLHYTAKKQETCPARYSPPPGYRFENTNFHGHKLFRKNSPPVEDFTPSTNKVSN is encoded by the exons GCTCCATCGCTGTCCTCAGAAGCCTACAAAGATTTATGAAGATGGAGACTTGAGTTACCCCACAACtgaatatttggaaaaatatacCAACTTTGAAAATGTTATTCCTTCACAAAATATTAAATCTCTGCAACATGAACATCAAGCAGATGGTAGTAAAAT GTCTGAATGCCTTTCCTAtgacataattaaaaaaatggcTTCTGTAAAAGAAGAATACAagccaaaaaagaaggaaattgattTTGCAAGCATCTATAAGcaggattttaaattttatccatTACAACCTGCTAAAACAATGAAGCCTCTGGAGAGAAGTCTTCgtaaagaaggaaagatggataCTCTTCCTACCTATAAAG ATCATTTCAGACTttggaggattgagaaaagggaccctgaaaagcaactgcctacTGTGAAATCTACATTTCAGCCCTTAGAAACCCTTACAAGCTATCTCTTTTCATATAGACCTCATGGGCTAGGACCCAaatttataaaaccaaaagaagTTTATAAGCCAAACAATGAACCCTTTGATGATTTAACAACCAACCGCCAGGCTTACCAAGGCCTCCCTGGGGAACCTGCAAAGATTTGTCTACCTGCAATCACAAGGGTGGCAAAAAATGCTCAATTCGGGGGAAACACAGAATTCCAGGATAATTTTCATTCATGGCAAATTCCATTGCCCAAGATTCGAAAGTTAACACAGAATGTTCCCCCATCAGATCACATGAAGCAAAGTGGCAAAACTCATCAAGATTCTATACCAACTCAAATGACCACAGGGGCTCCTAAAAAGCAAGGTTATTCACATATTACTAAATTTCCCTTTCAAGGAAAAAGCACCATGAAAGATGATTTCAAACCATGGGACAACTATTGCAGACGGTCATTAATAATTAAACCCAGCTATGATTTTTCCAGTCCATCTGGGAAGTTTGAAGACTTGACCACTTTCAGAACTCATTATAGAGAGCATGAATTAATTCCAACAAAGAGTTTCAAACCTGTCCCACTTATTGTTAACAGCTCCGAACCATTTGATGATACAACATTATATTCTCTACATTATACAGCAAAGAAACAGGAGACATGCCCAGCTAGATATTCTCCCCCTCCAGGATATAGATTTGAAAATACCAATTTCCATGGTCACAAATTATTTCGCAAGAATAGTCCACCAGTGGAGGACTTTACTCCATCAACTAATAAGGTTTCCAACTAA
- the SAXO2 gene encoding stabilizer of axonemal microtubules 2 isoform X2 yields MTLQCLCQICTCGLHRCPQKPTKIYEDGDLSYPTTEYLEKYTNFENVIPSQNIKSLQHEHQADGSKMSECLSYDIIKKMASVKEEYKPKKKEIDFASIYKQDFKFYPLQPAKTMKPLERSLRKEGKMDTLPTYKDHFRLWRIEKRDPEKQLPTVKSTFQPLETLTSYLFSYRPHGLGPKFIKPKEVYKPNNEPFDDLTTNRQAYQGLPGEPAKICLPAITRVAKNAQFGGNTEFQDNFHSWQIPLPKIRKLTQNVPPSDHMKQSGKTHQDSIPTQMTTGAPKKQGYSHITKFPFQGKSTMKDDFKPWDNYCRRSLIIKPSYDFSSPSGKFEDLTTFRTHYREHELIPTKSFKPVPLIVNSSEPFDDTTLYSLHYTAKKQETCPARYSPPPGYRFENTNFHGHKLFRKNSPPVEDFTPSTNKVSN; encoded by the exons GCTCCATCGCTGTCCTCAGAAGCCTACAAAGATTTATGAAGATGGAGACTTGAGTTACCCCACAACtgaatatttggaaaaatatacCAACTTTGAAAATGTTATTCCTTCACAAAATATTAAATCTCTGCAACATGAACATCAAGCAGATGGTAGTAAAAT GTCTGAATGCCTTTCCTAtgacataattaaaaaaatggcTTCTGTAAAAGAAGAATACAagccaaaaaagaaggaaattgattTTGCAAGCATCTATAAGcaggattttaaattttatccatTACAACCTGCTAAAACAATGAAGCCTCTGGAGAGAAGTCTTCgtaaagaaggaaagatggataCTCTTCCTACCTATAAAG ATCATTTCAGACTttggaggattgagaaaagggaccctgaaaagcaactgcctacTGTGAAATCTACATTTCAGCCCTTAGAAACCCTTACAAGCTATCTCTTTTCATATAGACCTCATGGGCTAGGACCCAaatttataaaaccaaaagaagTTTATAAGCCAAACAATGAACCCTTTGATGATTTAACAACCAACCGCCAGGCTTACCAAGGCCTCCCTGGGGAACCTGCAAAGATTTGTCTACCTGCAATCACAAGGGTGGCAAAAAATGCTCAATTCGGGGGAAACACAGAATTCCAGGATAATTTTCATTCATGGCAAATTCCATTGCCCAAGATTCGAAAGTTAACACAGAATGTTCCCCCATCAGATCACATGAAGCAAAGTGGCAAAACTCATCAAGATTCTATACCAACTCAAATGACCACAGGGGCTCCTAAAAAGCAAGGTTATTCACATATTACTAAATTTCCCTTTCAAGGAAAAAGCACCATGAAAGATGATTTCAAACCATGGGACAACTATTGCAGACGGTCATTAATAATTAAACCCAGCTATGATTTTTCCAGTCCATCTGGGAAGTTTGAAGACTTGACCACTTTCAGAACTCATTATAGAGAGCATGAATTAATTCCAACAAAGAGTTTCAAACCTGTCCCACTTATTGTTAACAGCTCCGAACCATTTGATGATACAACATTATATTCTCTACATTATACAGCAAAGAAACAGGAGACATGCCCAGCTAGATATTCTCCCCCTCCAGGATATAGATTTGAAAATACCAATTTCCATGGTCACAAATTATTTCGCAAGAATAGTCCACCAGTGGAGGACTTTACTCCATCAACTAATAAGGTTTCCAACTAA